The DNA sequence CATCGTGGGCGAATCCGGATCGGGCAAGAGCACGAGCGCCATGGGGCTGCTCGGGCTGCTGCCCGAGAACGGGCGTATTTCGGGCAGTGTGAAGTTGGCTGGAGAAGAGTTGGTCGGCGCATCGCTGCACCGCCTGCGCCAGTTGCGCGGTGCCGGCATCGCGGTGATTTTCCAAGAGCCCATGACAGCGCTCAACCCGGTGTACACGATCGGGTTCCAGATCGTTGAGGCGCTTCAAGTGCACAACGCCGGCATGCTGCGGGTGGATGCTAAGAAGCGCGCGCTCGAACTTCTCGCGATGGTTGAACTGCCCGACCCGCAAAAGGCGTTCGACTCCTACCCACACCAGTTGTCTGGCGGCCAACGCCAGCGAGCGATGATCGCCCAGTCCATCTCGTGCGACCCGCGGGTGCTCATAGCCGACGAGCCAACCACGGCGCTCGATGTGACCGTGCAGGCCGAAATTCTGGAACTGCTGCACCACTTGCGCTCCAAGCTCGACAGCGCGATCATCCTCATCACTCACGACATGGGGGTTGTCGCAGACCTCGCCGACCGCGTGATGGTGATGAAAGATGGCGAAGTCGTGGAGACGGGAACAGCAGAAGCGCTGTTCGAGAAGGCGACGCATCCGTACACCCAAGCGTTGCTCGCCGCGGTTCCTCACCTCGGCGAAGCGGGGGAGGCGTCTGCTTCGAAAGACGACCGCGACGTTGTGCTCACGATGACGGGCGTCGCGATTGAGTATCCGAAGCGTGGGCGAGTGCCTGCCTTCCGTGCCGCCGACGACATCAACCTCACCATTCGTCAGGGCGAAGTTCTCGGTCTCGTAGGAGAATCCGGTTCGGGCAAGACCACGATTGGTCGCGCCGTTGTCGGTTTGCTCCCCGCGGTCGAAGGCACCCTCGACATTGTCGGCACGAACATGGTCGGCATCAACAAGAACGACCTGCGGGCAGTTCGCCGCGATATCGGCATTGTGTTTCAAGACCCCGGTTCGTCGCTGAACCCGCGGATGCCGATCGGCGAAAGCATTGGGGAGCCGCTGCGCCTCGGTGGCGGTTTCAGCCGCAAAGACGAAGAAGCTCGCGTGAGTCTGCTTCTCGACCGGGTGCAACTCTCGTCTCACATGCGTAACCGCTACCCGCACGAACTGTCGGGTGGACAACGCCAGCGCGTTGGCATCGCTCGTGCTCTAGCGCTGAGCCCCAAGCTGCTCGTGGCCGATGAGCCGACGTCGGCCCTCGACGTGTCGGTGCAGGCAAAAGTTCTTGAGCTGTTTCAAGAGCTGCAAAAGGAACTCGGCTTCGCCTGCCTCTTTGTGACTCACGACCTGGCCGTGATCGATATCCTCGCTGACCGCATCGCCGTCATGCATCGCGGCAAGATCGTGGAACAGGGCACGCGCGATCAAGTGCTGCGCAGCCCGAAAGACCCGTACACGCAGCGTCTCATTGCGGCGGTGCCGTTGCCCGATCCCGAGGAGCAGCGTCGTCGTCGCGCCGAGCGCGAGGGGCTCGTCTCTTAGCTCAGCGGGTATTCAGCAGACGGCGGGAACCCGATTCCCGCCGCCTGCCTCCCGTGACCAACCGGGCATAGAACGGGAAATCTAGCGTTCTGTGCTGGCTGGAGCTAGTGTCGTCGACTCGTCAATTGTGGTGTTGTCGGCGATTGCTGTGACTTCTTCAGAGGTAAGCGGAATCCACGGTGACCCATCCGGATCAGACGAGAACGCTGCGGGGCTGTCGCCCTGAGTCCACCATTTGGCTTCGTAAGGAACACCGTCGAAGAGAACGCGATCCTCTTCTTCGTACACTGACGTGCCATCCCAGTCGGGGTAGGTGCCGTCGGCCACGGTCGGAACCTCGACTGGCGTCTCGCCCTCAAGCACCGGGCCGACGAGCGTCCATGGTGTCTCCCACGAGTTGAGCACTGGGTTATCGGGAAGATCTCCTCGAGTCCACCATTTGGCTTGATACACGTTGCGGTGCAACACGACCTTGGTGCCGGCGAGGTAGCTGGAGTCTTCGTCCCAGATCTCATATGGGCTGGTCGCCGGGTCATCGATGAGGTCGGCAGGGTCAGACGGCTCTTCAGTCGTGATGGTCTTGGCCGAACTGGCGAGCTGACCGTCGAAATCTTCGGCCAGCACATCGGCGAAGAGCAGATCGCCCTGATCCACACCGCTGCAGGCATCGGAGACGCGAGTGACATCGGCATAGTTGGGGCCACAGGTCGTGTCGCGGTTGAGCGACCACATCGACATGCGCCCAAGTCCCTGCTCGACGGCAAACTCGTTCAGCGTTGCGGCGTCGTCCATCGTGAAGACTTCGTCTTCGTTGTCGTTCTGGCCGATCATCGGGGTCGCGCCGAGCTTCGTCCAGAGGGTGGCATCCGTCAGTTCGATTCCAGCTTGGTCATAGAGAATGCCGAGTTGGCGGTGCGTCTCCTCGAGAGCGCGAATGGAGGCATCCCCGCTGGTTTCGTCGTCGGTCATGCTCTGACCAAAGTTCATCGTCATGATGTTGACGCCAGAGACGTCTACTCCGGCATCCAACATTTGTGTGACTGCTGTGGTGCCGTCCTCGGTGAGGCCGAAGGTGGCAGCGGGCAGCGTGAGCCACACAGCGAGGTCGTCGCCAGCAGCGCGGCGCGACTGCTGCAGGTCAGCAATAGCGGCGGCGCGACGTTCACCGGCAGCGGTATCGCTGAGGTTCTCGCCCTCAATGTCGAGGTCGATCGTGGTGGAGGCGTAGCGGTCAATCACCGAGCTGTAGGCCTCAACGAGACTGTCGTGATCGGTGCAGGATGTTGCGAGCTCGTCGTTCAGCAGTCCGCCGAACGATACCCCGACATCCCCACCCTGCTGCTGCAAGCGTGCGATGCGGCGGTCGAGGTCGAGCGATACTGCTGCCTCATCCATTGTGTAGGCGGTGCCCCAGGTAGGAGTGCAGGCGTCATCGGTTGCGGCGACGATGAACGAGAGCATTACCTCGTTGCCGCTGTCTGATGTGGCGGACTCAAACTCATAGCTAGGGGTTGCCGTGACATCCACATAGGCGGCGAACCACGGGTCTGGGGCTGGTGCGGCCTGAGTAGATGCCCACGCCTGGTAGGCGAACAGGCCACCAGAAGCAACGGCGACAGCGACAACCACTGCAATAACGAGTCGCCAGAAGGAAAGGCGATGGGTTGCAGAACTCATGATCGAACCTCTCTGGTTTCATCAATAGGGGGGAGCATCTCGGCGAAGACAATCGAGTCGCGCACCTTGCGGTGCGATCCGCTGTCATCCCCGTAGTAGAGGATCGAACGCCAGTCGAGCGTGGTCGAGTCCGGCTCGGGTTCCGCCTTCTGCTTCCTAGGTTTGCGTTCGACGAACAGAGGACTAGTGACACCAATCCAGATGTCGACGATCGCATTCCAGATGCCGATGTAGGAGACGAGTGCGAGCCCAGCGAGGATCGTGTTGAACGCTGCAAAAGCGGCGTTGCCCCAGTTGCCGGCATTGAGGTCGCGCCAGAAGGTGAAGGCAGAGAACCCAATAATGATCAGCGGTGCAATCACATACAGCAACGGGGTTGCCGTGCGGTTGCGCACCTTAGGGGTGCGAGCGAACGGAATCTTCTTGCTCGTGATGGCTTGCTCGAGCGACTTCAGCACCCCGGCTAGGTTCACCGGAAGAAGGATCAGGTTGAAGCCGTAGATACGGAAAATGTCGCTGAACTTGTAGCCGCTGTAGCGCAGGTCGCTTCCCATTGCCAAGAAGTACGGAACCGCCGCCAGCAGAACCACCGGGCTCAGCAGTCGGCTGTCGTACGGGTAAGCGAGGAGGAATACGAGGCCGAAGCTGGCCCACGTAATCGACGTCATGTAGTTCACGCGCAGGAAGAACTCGGTCCACGGCACCGTTTCGCCACGGGCCCGACGTTCACGCATCTGGCGCATGAGCTTCGGCATGATCAAGAGACCACCGTTGGCCCAGCGTCGACGCTGAACAACCAGTGATCCGAAGTCGGGCGGGGTGGCGCTGTAGCTCAGGCGCTCGGGGTAGTTGACGAGCGTCCACCCATGGGTGCCGAGGTCGATGCTCGATTCGGTGTCTTCGATAACCGTGCGGTCTTGAACATACCTTTTGACGGTGAAGCCGCCCTCGGTTTCGGTCTCGACAATGTCATCCAGAGCAGCCTTGCGGATGACGGCGTTGGCGCCCACCCAGAAGGTGGCGCCGTAGTACGACTTGCCCTGGTGCAGGATGTGCTGCAGGTCGGTCGTCGCCCCGGCGAGGCGTTCGATGCGCGTGCTAGCACCGCGGAACGAAGAGTACGGAGTCTGCGTCACGGCAACGCGAGCGTTGTCTTTTTGCTCAAGAAGGTAGACGAGGCGCAGGCAGTAGTCGCGCAGCAGGAGCGAGTCGGCATCGAGGGTGAGGAGGTATTCCGAATCGGGAATAGAGAGGTCGCCGGCTCCGGCGTGGCTCACGGGCCGCAGCACCGTGCCGTCGGGAGTTTCTTCGGGGCGGTAGTTGCCACCCATCAGGCCGATGTAGGCGTTGAGGTTCATCGCCTTGTTTGCTTCGTGAGAAACAGACGCGTAGAGCTTGCGCTCGAAGGTGGACAGCTCGGCATCGAAGGTGCGCGCGAGGCGACGGTAGAGCTCATGCAAGCGTGTTGCTGGCGGAACCATGTTCTCGTCGAGAGCGGCGCCCAACGCATCGGCTGTCAGCTGAAGTTCGCCAGCTAAGCCCTGAAGAACCTGAGCGACGAAAAACTCGTCAACGTGGTCAATGCGCTGTTCGTTGTCTGCCTTGTTCTCGAGCCACGCGGATGCCCACTGGTACTGACCGGCAAGATCCGCGAGTTCGGTGATGCCCATCGGCCGTTGTTGGCGCAGTCGTGATTCGAAGACCGACAGAGCATCAGCGAAACGTGCGCGGGGAGCGGCGAGCTCACGCTGAATCTCTTCGGTGAGTTGGCGCGACTTCGACAGCTGGGCTGCGGCATCCGGGTCATCGGGAAAGGGCGGGTCATCAAGCAGGAGTACGACGCTAAGGCTCGGGTATTCCTGGAGGCATGCCGACCAGAGGGTCGCACGAACAACGTCGGGCTCTTCGCTGTAGCTGGGCACCAACACGGTGATGGAGCCCTGGTTGTCGGCAAAGTGGCGGTCGAGTTCAGCGCGGGGAACCCGGGCATGAGCCCGAAAGCGTTGGAACGCACCGTGGCGGGCGATCAAGTACATGAGCGCCGAGAAGGTGAGGAAGGTCACCACAATGACGTACGAGATGGCTTCTGTGGTGAAACGGAAACTCTCGGTGCCGTTATTGATGAACTGACGAGCGATTGTGTAGATGACATAGGTCAGCCAAAACACAATGGTGGCGACAATAGCGAGGCGAGCAAGCGCAATTTTGCGGTCGCTCGGCGCGGGATGAACAGTGGGTAGCGGTTCGAGGCGCGACTCAGCGCCCCACTGGCGACGCCGGGAAGGCGCAACCGTAGGATTTTTGGGCATAGTGGTTAGGTCCCTTGTGTGCAAGATCGGCATCTTTCGGGTAGACGCCGGCGGGTATCCTGCACGCCCAGTATTCGTACTGGGTTTAGTTGTTGCAACAAAAGGCTACGTGTCGACGAATTGGTATACCCGCCAAAAGCGGTCTAGTAAGCTGCGGAAACGCCTTGAATATCGTTGTTCATCCCGGGAGGAACGAATGCCTCGCACCATCGCCATCATCGGCGCTGGTCCTTCGGGACTCGCCGCTGCCCGGGCTCTCGATAAGGCGGGCATTCACTACGTCGGTTTCGAGTCTGCGAACGACGTCGGTGGCCTCTGGAATATCGACAATCCGCGCAGCACGATGTACGAATCCGCGCACCTCATCTCTTCGCGTACTACGACGGAGTTTCGAGAACTGCCCATGCAGTCCACGGCCGATTATCCGAGCCATCGCGAACTCAGGAAGTACTTTCGGGCCTACAGCGATCGCTTCGATCTGGGCGAGAAGTTCCTGTTTAACACCACCGTCGAAAGCGTCGAACCGACCGATGATGGCGGCTGGGACGTCACGAGCATCACCGTGGGGCACGAGCCGCGAACGGAACGCTTCGACGGTGTTGTATTAGCTAATGGCACACTTGCTCGCCCCAGCATCCCGCAGTTCGAAGGCACATTTTCTGGTGAGATCATTCATTCGAGTCAGTACAAGAGAGCAACGATGTTTGCCGGAAAACGCGTGCTCGTGGTGGGCGCCGGCAATA is a window from the Salinibacterium sp. NK8237 genome containing:
- a CDS encoding ABC transporter ATP-binding protein → MTETTTKTPAIEVTNLGVDFWVEGEWVTAAKNVSYSLQGGEVLAIVGESGSGKSTSAMGLLGLLPENGRISGSVKLAGEELVGASLHRLRQLRGAGIAVIFQEPMTALNPVYTIGFQIVEALQVHNAGMLRVDAKKRALELLAMVELPDPQKAFDSYPHQLSGGQRQRAMIAQSISCDPRVLIADEPTTALDVTVQAEILELLHHLRSKLDSAIILITHDMGVVADLADRVMVMKDGEVVETGTAEALFEKATHPYTQALLAAVPHLGEAGEASASKDDRDVVLTMTGVAIEYPKRGRVPAFRAADDINLTIRQGEVLGLVGESGSGKTTIGRAVVGLLPAVEGTLDIVGTNMVGINKNDLRAVRRDIGIVFQDPGSSLNPRMPIGESIGEPLRLGGGFSRKDEEARVSLLLDRVQLSSHMRNRYPHELSGGQRQRVGIARALALSPKLLVADEPTSALDVSVQAKVLELFQELQKELGFACLFVTHDLAVIDILADRIAVMHRGKIVEQGTRDQVLRSPKDPYTQRLIAAVPLPDPEEQRRRRAEREGLVS
- a CDS encoding chitinase, translated to MSSATHRLSFWRLVIAVVVAVAVASGGLFAYQAWASTQAAPAPDPWFAAYVDVTATPSYEFESATSDSGNEVMLSFIVAATDDACTPTWGTAYTMDEAAVSLDLDRRIARLQQQGGDVGVSFGGLLNDELATSCTDHDSLVEAYSSVIDRYASTTIDLDIEGENLSDTAAGERRAAAIADLQQSRRAAGDDLAVWLTLPAATFGLTEDGTTAVTQMLDAGVDVSGVNIMTMNFGQSMTDDETSGDASIRALEETHRQLGILYDQAGIELTDATLWTKLGATPMIGQNDNEDEVFTMDDAATLNEFAVEQGLGRMSMWSLNRDTTCGPNYADVTRVSDACSGVDQGDLLFADVLAEDFDGQLASSAKTITTEEPSDPADLIDDPATSPYEIWDEDSSYLAGTKVVLHRNVYQAKWWTRGDLPDNPVLNSWETPWTLVGPVLEGETPVEVPTVADGTYPDWDGTSVYEEEDRVLFDGVPYEAKWWTQGDSPAAFSSDPDGSPWIPLTSEEVTAIADNTTIDESTTLAPASTER
- a CDS encoding glycosyltransferase family 2 protein, coding for MPKNPTVAPSRRRQWGAESRLEPLPTVHPAPSDRKIALARLAIVATIVFWLTYVIYTIARQFINNGTESFRFTTEAISYVIVVTFLTFSALMYLIARHGAFQRFRAHARVPRAELDRHFADNQGSITVLVPSYSEEPDVVRATLWSACLQEYPSLSVVLLLDDPPFPDDPDAAAQLSKSRQLTEEIQRELAAPRARFADALSVFESRLRQQRPMGITELADLAGQYQWASAWLENKADNEQRIDHVDEFFVAQVLQGLAGELQLTADALGAALDENMVPPATRLHELYRRLARTFDAELSTFERKLYASVSHEANKAMNLNAYIGLMGGNYRPEETPDGTVLRPVSHAGAGDLSIPDSEYLLTLDADSLLLRDYCLRLVYLLEQKDNARVAVTQTPYSSFRGASTRIERLAGATTDLQHILHQGKSYYGATFWVGANAVIRKAALDDIVETETEGGFTVKRYVQDRTVIEDTESSIDLGTHGWTLVNYPERLSYSATPPDFGSLVVQRRRWANGGLLIMPKLMRQMRERRARGETVPWTEFFLRVNYMTSITWASFGLVFLLAYPYDSRLLSPVVLLAAVPYFLAMGSDLRYSGYKFSDIFRIYGFNLILLPVNLAGVLKSLEQAITSKKIPFARTPKVRNRTATPLLYVIAPLIIIGFSAFTFWRDLNAGNWGNAAFAAFNTILAGLALVSYIGIWNAIVDIWIGVTSPLFVERKPRKQKAEPEPDSTTLDWRSILYYGDDSGSHRKVRDSIVFAEMLPPIDETREVRS